The genomic region TCGTGCTGCGCTGACATCGCCTTTGCTCACCTGGGGACTAATGGGAAGCGCAGCCGGTGGAGTCGCTGGAGCCGCGTTGGGCGCTCTGCCAGGCCTAGCCTTGCCTACCCTGGTCGCCTTCGGAACTGCCATGGGTGGTATCATAGCGACACTGCTAGGATTCTGGCCAGCGAGACAGCTTCTCAAATTCCCGGTACCGACGACATTCTGGGGATGGCTGTGCACGTTGGTCACGGTCCTGCTTTGTGTCGGCTTCGCAGCCAACTCTTTCACGATCTGGGAGGATGAGCAGCTCTTGTTCATTCTCTCCACATTTGCGGTGGCGATGCTGGCGTCGTCACTCGGCCAAGCCGATCCTCAAGATCAGATCCTGGGAGCGCTGAATTCCTTGTCTTTCCTGGTCACTACACGGGTCAGTTCTTTGTCGCGACTCTGTCGAGAAGAGCAGATGCCCAATTGCAGGTCTTCATACTACGCTTCGGCGACCTCGTCCACGTCAGCGAAATGGCAATTGACGATACCGTTCGCCGTTGCCCTTCTGCTACCATCTGCCATCAAGTACTTCTTCGTTCGCACGAAGAACTATCATGGATCTGCCGTTATCTGGATCGGGATCGCCCTTCGCCTGGGCTTGATCATGGTGGCCAGTTTCTGGGCTTTGGATGCCGCCGACGACGGTGACTGGTGGCCAGAGCTGTCGAAAGGCACTCTGAAGACTACCAGGACTCTCCTTGCCCAAGTCGTGCTTGCTATAGCATTCGCGGCAGGATATGCCACGTACCTCTTTGCTTCCCCCTTGCTTGCAGTCAAGAGAGAAGAGATTGAGGAGAAATCAAAGACGACAGCAAAGCCGATCAACGACGACGTTAATGCACCCATCCTCACCACTATCAAGGAGAAGCGCGAACCTCGCTCGAAGCTGATCATTTACGGCTATGCCAATACTCACGGAACGAGATACCTCCTGCTACCCTGCGCGTGGCTCCTCGCACTACTCCTAGTCCAGAAACCTATGGGCCAAGGCGCAATAGCACTGTGCATGGTCTCAATCCTCAACATCTTAGAAGTCATCGATGCGAACAACCTCCGCCGCTCGCCTCTCGGTCCAATCCTCCTAGCGCTTCTTGGCCAGTTCTACTTCTTCAAGACCGGTCATCAAGCAGCACTAGTCACGATCCAGTGGGAATCAGCTTTCATTCCGTTGAAGACTGTACAGTACCCGTGGAGTCCACTCCTCGTCACTCTCAACACCTTTGGTCCGCAGATACTGTGTGCCATTGCGGTACCCGCGATATCAATGTGGAAGGTACCGCCGAAACATCCTGCGCTACTGGGACGTGTAGCAGGTAGTATGGCCACACATGTCTTGTTTTATGTTGCGGTCGCTATCGCGACTGTCGCGGAGACGGCGTGGTTGAGGAGGCACTTGATGTTGTATCGAGTGTTTATGCCCCGAATGTTGACGGCCGTGGTGGTGCTCCTGCTAGTTGAGTTTGTGGGAGCCGTCATAGCATTGGTGGGTGTGAGGTGGAGTGTGGTTAGTGTTGGGGACGTGTTCGGGTGGCCAGAATAGAGGGCACATAGAACGATGTACATACTGTAATGTGTTGCTACATACAAGGATCCGATTACATGCTCCTGTATGTCTCTTCAACTTGCCGTGCATGAAGACCCTGGCTCCAATCAAGCATGTGAAGATGGCGGCTGCCGATCGCCAGCTTGGCAGGGCAGGTCCGCAACCTTAAACCTCAACGTCTAAAGTCGATTGCGTCCCACAACACCACAAACGACCATGGCGTCCCAGCCGCCCGACGCAGCCACGCTCCAAAACTGGGAAGATGCCTTCCAATACCCCCTCCCTACCGTCCGCAAACTCGAATCCCAACTCCGCACAACCCTCACCTCCAACCGCGACAAACTCCGCTCCCTCGTCGGCACCTCCTACCGCGACCTTCTAGGCACCGCTGAGCGCATCATCGAAATGGATTCGCAGCTCCAAAGCGCCGAATATCTCTTGTCTGATATCGGCAAGAAGTGCAACTCCCGCTCCATAGAGAGGATCGGAGAGAATCATGAACGGATGAAAGTCTTACGGAATTCTGGCGAAGAGGAGAGGTATAGGAGGTTAGCGCAGACGAGAGTTCTGCAGGGGTGCGTCAATGTTGCGGGGAGGATTGTGAAGAGGAGGGGAGGGGATGCGCTGCTGGCGGCGAAGGTATTGGTGTTGGGGAGGTTGGCCTGCAAGAGTCTGGAGCCTTCGGATGTGGTGGATGGGTTGAAGAAGAGATTGGGAGGGATGAGGAAGAGGTTAATGGGGTATATTGGGAGGATTCTGGTGAGGACTGATGTGGAACGAATGGAGATGGTGAGGACGCTATGTGCGTATAGCTTGATAAGCAGCTCGAGTCCGAGGGATGTGTTGAGGTATTTCTTGCAGGTGCGGTTCGAGCAATTGGAGCTCAAGGTTGAGAGTGCGGCGGAGGCTGGGATATCAGAGATGTTGGAGCTGTACGGCCAAACGCTCGTGGACGCGAGGGAGGTGTTCCCGAGGCGGTTCGCAGATGCGAGTTCGCAACTTTCGAAAGTGGCGCTGGTACGAGATGAGAGTGTGAGGTCTACGATTGAGCTCAATCTGGACATCTACGAGCAGTGGATTTCGGACGATGTACGGAACTTTTATCCTTGGGTACGACACGACCAATTGACGTCTGGTGATGTTGGAGAGGCGTTGGCGTCGTGGACGAAGCAAGCGCAGGAGATATTACTAGAAGCATTGCAGGACGCACTCCAGGCTCACTTTGACGCGGACGTGGTTCTCGACATGCGGCATAAGGTCCTGTCGACGTATCTGACACTGAGCGGCAAGCTACGAAATGGAGACCACGGTAAGATGATCAACAAGCTCCGGCTTTTATTCTTGACAAGACTGGAAGAGCTTGTGGGCGACGCTGCTTCGTTACCTGAACGCATATTCGACATTCCACAGGAGAAAGCTGGCGACGAATCACCAATCTTGTATGCGCTGGCAGACAATGGTCTGGATCTTGAGGGCGGCGCACTCAGCTTTCGACAGACGGTGGTACGACGACAGTATGGCAGGGACGCTTCCATACTGCGAGTCACAACAGCTCTCGATGACTGGACGCAACGACTGAACAAATCCGCTGAAATGATCTCCTCCTTACGAACCACGAAATGGAAAAATGATCTTGATCTAGACCTTGACGACCTACCTGACGGAGCCTCACTTCACGACGTTCTCGGCAAACAAGATCCGCAACACTTGGAGACAAAGCTGCGAGAGAGTGCCACTTCCGCTTTTGAGGCCTCATACCGACATGTTGAGAAGTCTCTCGACTCAAGTGAAGATCCTCGCACACTCCTCCGTGTAGTGCGTGAAATTGATCAACGACGCCGAAATCTTGGCGAGCATCTGGAAGTCCATACCTCGACCAAGGCTTCAGTAGAGTTTGTCGCTGCCCTACATCGTCGCGTGGCAACGCACACCAGCGACGATCCAATAAAGCAATTTTCGAAAAGGTTGCAGACTCGGTCGCATGTTCCGGTCACGTTGTGGGATGGATCGCCGCCGTTGCCTTTGCAGCCTTCTGCAAATGCATATCGTTTCCTGAGGGGTCTACACCATGCAATGTCCGAGGCTGGAAACGACATTTGGAGTCCAGATGCTGTGTCTATCTTGAAGATCCGCCTAGTCCAGGAGCTTGGCGGCCAATTGAAGGTTGACGAGATCTGCGAGGGGTTGGAGTCGTCCATGAGTAATGGTCATGCTAATGACGACGATCAAGCTGAACCTACGGACAATGCTGCAGCGAAGAGCGAAGATTCTTCGAAGGAGCAGGTCAAGAACAAGCTCACGCAGATGTTGTTCGACATACTGTATCTCCAGCGTGTTCTCCTGACGAGTAGTTCTCCTTCAACCAAGCTTGAGGCAACAGCGCAGGAGATTAGGCAGCGTCTGGAGCTCGACGCCAGTGCAAATGAGCGTCTGCGGAAGAGCGCCAACGAGTACTGGAAGAGGACGTATCTTCTCTTCGGCCTCCTCGCCGTTGGGCATGAACGTAGCTCGTCGTGAGTCGTAGGTAGACGCGCCAGCAACACCTCTTCCAACAGCGGGACTTCTCCTCGCTGTGGCTGTACACCCTCCCTCGTGGGAGACGTGCAGAACCGCTTGACTGTGCCTGTGCCTGATGATGGAATGCACGTTGGGAAGTCGCTACCCTATATACAAGCGCTGTGAACCGCCACCAACACCTGCTATTAAGCGCGGGCGTCAAAAGGTACTTGTTCTGCAATGCTTCCATACATGCACCCATCCACTGGTGGTTTGACACACGCGCCGAGAGCTCGGTAGCTCCTTCCTGCCCTCGCGTTCGCAGAGCAATGCGAAGCATTACCTCATCCGGCATTTTCACCAGTTTACGGCACTGTTTCAACGTGAGGAAAGCTTCCCAGGGATCGATCCTGTTTGAGTGTGTGTCTATTGTTTCTCGAGAATTGTCCAGTCGACCGACCAACACCACAGAGATCCCTGGCCTGAACGCGTGCACGTCGGTCAGGGCAGGTGAAGAGTCATGAAACGTGCGTCAAACTCTCCGCCATCTTATCCTTGCTCTCCCAGCAACTGAGTTATCGTCGCTGTGACGTTGCGTTGACGAGGATGAGCTGTACTATAGTGGAGAGGTGGATAGAACCATCTTTCTTCACACGCGAACACACGACGGTTTAGACGCGATCGGCACGCGTTGAGGGCCAGCAGCTCCACGACTCTCTTTGATTGATTGACGATGTGAACGATGAGTGGCCATTGGCGTAGAGATGGATCTGCACACTTCGGTAGTCCCGCAATATCGTTTCAGTCTTCCGATGGGCGTGATTGGTTGGACGTTGACGATGAGCTTAAGCGACTCGTGTTACGGCTGGGCTGATGAGCGATCGTTTTTGTCCGTTGCTCGCGCCAGCACGCCAGCGCCAGCGGCCAGCAGATTACGGGCTGCCGTTGATCGGTGAAACTTCGTGAACAACAGCTGACGATGATGGCAGGATGGGGTGGTGGAAATGGTGTTGGTGAGGGATGATGAAAGGATGCAGATGGATGCTGTGCCTGCTGGTGCAAGAAGGTCCATGTTCGCCGGATGTTCGCCACGACGTCGCGAGAGCAAATCATGGCGGGCTAGGAGGATGCAGGCGTTGAAGCAGCGGCATGTTTCAGGTCTCGAACGTCCGACGTGAGCCGTGTGTGTTGCGAGGGGTCGTGGTGATGGAGACATTGGGGAGCTGGTACGAAGGCAGGTACGCACGCACGCACGCACGCACGGTAGGGGAGTGTCTGGCAGTGCTTCGTAGTGGCTCATACATGATACTGGTGCTGTGGATGAGCAGGATGGGAGCTACGACGTGCTAGTAGGTGGTAGGGAGACCGGATCCTGCGCCTTGGCCCTTGATGGCATTTCCGTGCGGGCTTGGGGATGCATGAGTGTTTCACAAAGGCGGCTAACTTATCTCTCGTTCGGGGCTAACAGGTGAGCTGGGGGTCGTGGGGGTGCAGAAGCAGACGGGCGAGGCACAGCAGGCCACAGGGATGACCTTTTAACGCGCCATCCACTTGATCACTCCCTGGCCCTGCACGGCACGTCTCGCTCTGGGGCAATACATTCGTCTCACGCTACGCAACGTTGTCTGTGCGAATCCGTGACTCTACGTTGCGCGCACACACCTCCTCCCACCCACCTTCTGCTATATCGACAAACACACACATAGCACGGCACGGCACACACTGCTGCTGTCTGTGGTCTGCTGTCTGCCGTCTGCCGTCTGCCGTCTGCCGTCTGCTGTCTGCTGTCTGTATATGCACGAGAATTCCATTTTCCCCATTCGGACAGCAGCTCTCCGCTAGCGACGCACCTCGGCGAGCCCTGGATGGTCCAGCAGTGACGACCAGACCTGCAGAGCCGATCCAGCGAGTGCTCCAGTAACCCGCCGACGTCTGCCTGACCCGCACGACTCGCAACGTCCACATAGAGCTACACTTCGAGCCCGCTTCCTTCCCACCACCGCCGCCGCAGCTGGCGCACGCCGACTAGAGGCAAACCCTCCGGACCTCGACACCTCAGCCCACCATGTCCACCGCCGTGGCCGCACCCGCGACCACACTACCACCCTCCGTTGAGCGACAGATCTCCCCGCGACGCTTTGCAGCGATCGCGCCTTCCAGCATACCTACGAGTGCTTCGGTCCCGCCCGCCGCGTCACAAGAGCGTTCGCATACGCAAAGAGCAAGAAGCAATGGCTCACCGGAGAATGTAGAGCAGCCGCACTCCAACGGCAAGAGCAGCCCGAGCTCGTGCGTTTCCCGATAGCAAATTGGCAGGGAGCGACACACTGACTTGCGTATTGTAGACAACGAAACGGGATCCCACCGACGATCAAGGTGAAGAAGGAGCCAGGCTCGCCCGCTCTTACCTCGTCTCGTCCACGACCGAAGCGACTTGACCTTTCGTCGAGCATGTCCACAAACCGAGGACCACAAACTGGAAGACCATCTGCCCCACTAACATCTCGAGAATCTGCCGGCCTCGTCATTCAGGATGTCGGGCTTGCGTGTCTTTCACCGGGCTTCGCAACACACGACCCAGCCATGCGGGAGCAGCTACAGCGTAGTCTGGACGTCCGAGATCAGCAACGCCAGATCATTGAAGCAAGGCAGAAGGGAGGAAAGCCGGGAAGTGCTCACGACAGCGGCGACGGACCACGAACGCAAGACACAACTTTATTCGGCATTCAAACAGGCGCAAGGACGCCGAGCACATCAAGAAGAAAGGGTCCTCCACCCGGCCTATCGATAGCTGCACCTTCAGCAGCCCAGTTCCAGCACGATAGAGTGATCCAGTCTGCGCCCTTGCACCAAACATTCACTGGCCTTCGGCCTGGCGAGTACCCTCACTCACGACATGCACAGCACGGTCCCAGTGGCTTGAGCCAGACAAGCCACATTCACCATGTGCCAGCAACACAAACCAACAACCGCTTGCCACCTATAGCAGATGTCTTTGCCAATGACAGGCTGGACGCTCCACGATACCCCACCAACAACTCCCCAGGACACTCATCGCACTCTAACGTACAGCCTCCAGCGCCGTCCCCAGGCTACCAAACTCAAAACCAAAGTCAACATCCGCCACTTCGTGGGCGCTCAAGAGAGTTCCGATCTGCCGAAGAAGCAGTACAAGGAATGTCTGGTGGCCGCGATGACTTACTACCAAAGGTCATCCATTACGGCGGCGTGCAACCACCAACGCCACCATCGCCCATGCCTGGTCAGTCTGGACCTGGAGCGCAGCAACAACATCATGCCCCTCGCCACCCACTCGAGCATGAACGCAGGCCCGATATCCTATCGCGCACATCCTCCATGAACGGACGAAGACGTGGCCGAGACGAGTACGAACGTGACAATGGTAGCCCTCCTTCGGGCTTCAACCAGTCTGCTAAGCGAGCAACTTTCGCCGTACGCGGCGATGAGCGCGAAGGGGATTGGCGAGATGGCATGAGCAGCATcgagaagaaggaggagttCTTGAGGTTGTGCGAACGTGCTTGGGATCTGTTTCATTCATGATCAATGCCCTCTTCCGCGCGAGCAACGTTTGATCGAAATCATTCTTAGCACATGACTTTGACGCTTGGTTTTGGACAGACTCTACAACTTAGGATGGGTAGTAGATCTGCTTTGGGCCTTTCTGCGATTGGCGAAATTGGCGCGGCGAGCACGTCTCTACAACACATTGTTTGTTCCCTTCACTTTGCGCATTGAGCACTTTCACCAACCAACTACGCCTTACAGCCAGGGCCGGGGACAAACGGGAATCGGGTTTACAATCATGGGCGCAAGCGAGGCGTGTTCGGTGTTTAGATCATCACTAATGATCTGCTCATGGGGTTGAGCCGCGATTCCCTCACATGGCGGCCAAAGAGCCGGGTTTCGAGTTGATATTCTACTGGTTTGGATGGGACTCAATGGAGAATTAGATGATCCCTCTCCGCATGGAGAAGAGAGCGGTTTGCAGCGGAGACATTCTGAAAGGATCTACAGCACTTCAAACTTCATGCTCACTCACCATTCTCATGCATCGAGTCAAGACTATTGTTTAATCCGTCTCGGCTGTGCCGCAATTTACACCCTTGCCAAGCTTCTCGTGTTGATGAAGTCGGTTGCTTCACTTGGCGAGACTGGACTTCAGCTTTACGGGCGAGAGAAAAAGATGGAGAAGATGTGGATCGTTGGACTGTGAGTGGATTGTAGGCAGCTGTCAGACAAAGACAGGGGTGTATCCAATCGTTGTCGAGCAAGAATACACGTACGATACCGAGCGCTCTACTAGCGTTGTATCTCAGCGTACTTTATTATAATTATCGTCGTCGTCGGCGGAGGTTCTCGAGAGGGCGGAATTACCTCTATTACCGAGTATATACGGGGGACACGCCCGTAGACCCCCGTTTGCCTACCGGCGGTTTTTTTACGCCGTAGGCGTAGATATTTCGAAGAATTTAGAGTATCGAGTCGTAGAATCCTAAGTCGATAGATTGTAAAGCCCTTACTAGCGCGTACGACAAACGTAGGATATATTGCAAAAGTGGTTCGAAAATCGTGCACGGCCTTGTCTGACAATTGCCGCATACTTGTGAGTGCTCGATCTCTTGGTGAGCGTGGTCCCGAGTATGTGGGTATCATTCATCTATCATCGGTATCGCTTGTAGACCATGGAGCCGGAGCTGTACCTTCCTCATCGGGTAGGATACGTAGGGAGATCCCTCCTCGTTCCTCTTGCTCGAACCGCAACTACTGCTTGCCATGGGTGGCGGCGAACTTCATGTCTTCCTGCGAGAGCTCGTCGCTGGCGTAGTAGTTCGAGAGGGATTTGACCCAGGACTCGTCGTTGCAGTTGCCAAGAGCCGCCTCAGCCTTGCCAGCGTTGTGCACGTCTGGATCGCCTAGGAGATGGTCAGTATAAGAGTTACAGCATGATGCTCCTCAATGCTTCGAGATCTGTGTGTCATTCTGTGGATCTGATGCTACCAGCTCGCTTTCAAAGGAAGGACACCAACACGTACCGTCAACGACGACGTAGCCATTCATGCCGGCGCTTCTAACGCCCCATCCACCTTGCTTGACAGATTTGTGTGCATCGTCTGTGTGATCGCAGTCGTCGATGAATGGTTGAGTGTAGATTCGACCTGCAGACGCGTTAGCCCTCCAATGAGTACAAGCATCTTTTCCCACTGAAAGACTCACAGGCAGCATAGCTAAGCGTGAACACCTTGGGATCTGGGTTCTCAAACGAGAACCACTGTCTATAGTCTTTGCCATTGGCGCAAACGTGATGGGTGTAGTTGAGATAACCACCTCCTTGAACTGGCTCGGCGTTACTGGCGCAGACACTTGATTAGCTTGGCTATGGTCTCAATCGTGGAGAGCATGGACTCACGCCCAGGTGCAGAACTTGTCTGCGCCTTTGACCATCCACTCCGCCGTCCATGTGTGACCAGAGTCATAACATCTCGCCTCGTTGAAATCAGTTGTGGAGAACGCAGCGCTGTCGGCGTCTGGGATATCCTGGCGCCTCTCGAGAGGAGGTCCGTCGTAGAACGTCACACTACTGCCACTGACAGCGCGGTCGGGCGTAGTAGCGTCGTGAGCGACGACAGCGCTTCCGTTGACGGAGCTTCCAGAGCAGTTCATCTTCTGGACTGTGCCTTTGCTGAGGTCCTCAAGGGTGCGGCCATCTGGATCGATCGTCCACTCTAATCCGCACCATAGGTCGGTGACGTTGCCGCCCTGTTGGCTCGGACACTCGAATGGCTTACTGAGCCAGTATGTGCAGGTCTCCTTGAGGACCTTGTAGCCGCATAGCGAGTTGAATCTGCCGGTCTTGCGCACCACCTAACAGCCATCAGTC from Fulvia fulva chromosome 2, complete sequence harbors:
- a CDS encoding GPI ethanolamine phosphate transferase 3, which codes for MVDAAPDTASADLKARNKRLSLNFRVQHGIVVAFFLLILIFHALAIYLFCSGFLLSRLVLQDRSECAIPPVDLSHSVGTFTPGSQETGCWHPKTFDKAVVIIVDALRYDFTVPFQPKSTNDPPHYFHDALPILYETSVREPQNAFLRPFIADPPTTTLQRLKGLTTGTLPTFIDAGSNFAGTAIDEDNLVEQLFKAGKKVVHLGDDTWHSLFPGYFEPNLTRAYDSFNVWDLHTVDNGVNEHLFPLLQPSMKGRWDVIFGHYLGVDHAGHRYGPDHPAMAEKLKQMDGVFRRMIETLDDDTLLVVMGDHGMDVKGDHGGESDDEVQAALWMYSKAGVFGRKNEATLEPPAHAKIRPTAQIDLVPTLSLLLGLPVPFNNLGAPIEEAFHGSSKVTEPNNRNLAEVARLTAAQIHRYQGEYAKARGLGEAVVHQAEKLWQAANEKWETIALGGKSGLQSTNEATYVAYGDYQTENLSICKALWARFDLVSMAMGIITLVGTFAAIVMYAQAVNDTCDRAALTSPLLTWGLMGSAAGGVAGAALGALPGLALPTLVAFGTAMGGIIATLLGFWPARQLLKFPVPTTFWGWLCTLVTVLLCVGFAANSFTIWEDEQLLFILSTFAVAMLASSLGQADPQDQILGALNSLSFLVTTRVSSLSRLCREEQMPNCRSSYYASATSSTSAKWQLTIPFAVALLLPSAIKYFFVRTKNYHGSAVIWIGIALRLGLIMVASFWALDAADDGDWWPELSKGTLKTTRTLLAQVVLAIAFAAGYATYLFASPLLAVKREEIEEKSKTTAKPINDDVNAPILTTIKEKREPRSKLIIYGYANTHGTRYLLLPCAWLLALLLVQKPMGQGAIALCMVSILNILEVIDANNLRRSPLGPILLALLGQFYFFKTGHQAALVTIQWESAFIPLKTVQYPWSPLLVTLNTFGPQILCAIAVPAISMWKVPPKHPALLGRVAGSMATHVLFYVAVAIATVAETAWLRRHLMLYRVFMPRMLTAVVVLLLVEFVGAVIALVGVRWSVVSVGDVFGWPE